The proteins below come from a single Triticum aestivum cultivar Chinese Spring chromosome 5D, IWGSC CS RefSeq v2.1, whole genome shotgun sequence genomic window:
- the LOC123121736 gene encoding protein disulfide-isomerase SCO2, with amino-acid sequence MNPPNPVPARMNPPNPTPLLSLRPSNPAVPLPRRHRRPHSPRPAAANTTGAASPQEWFRPRRPADSDPSTSGGRVAARDPGVRVKAKDGAEEKKGERKRRWWDRWSRDKESYLVDDVEPLPMPLTIPGTEPMSREELDRRLSCDVKIDECKMVSYEWTGKCRSCQGSGLVTYFRKKGKETICTCVPCAGIGYVRKITYREGAENLDELDNGRPP; translated from the exons ATGAATCCCCCGAACCCCGTCCCGGCGCGCATGAATCCCCCGAACCCCACCCCGCTCCTCTCCCTGCGCCCCAGCAACCCCGCCGtccccctcccccgccgccaccggcgccCCCACTCGCCCCGCCCGGCGGCCGCCAACACCACCGGCGCCGCCTCGCCGCAGGAATGGTtccgcccgcgccgcccggccgACTCCGACCCTTCCACCTCCGGCGGGCGCGTCGCGGCGCGCGACCCGGGCGTGCGCGTCAAGGCCAAGGACGGCGCCGAGGAGAAGAAGGGGGAGCGTAAGAGGAGGTGGTGGGACCGCTGGTCCAGGGACAAGGAGAGCTACCTGGTCGACGACGTGGAGCCGCTCCCGATGCCGTTGACCATCCCGGGGACCGAGCCGATGTCGCGGGAGGAGCTCGACCGCCGCCTCAGCTGCGACGTGAAGATCGAT GAATGCAAGATGGTTTCGTACGAGTGGACGGGCAAGTGCCGGAGCTGCCAGGGGTCGGGACTGGTGACCTACTTCAGGAAGAAGGGGAAGGAGACCATCTGCACGTGTGTGCCGTGCGCTGGCATTG GCTATGTTCGGAAAATCACATACCGTGAGGGAGCTGAAAATCTGGATGAGTTAGATAATGGGAGACCACCATAA
- the LOC123121737 gene encoding calmodulin-like protein 30, which produces MSHLSILTFKYNLAKLRFKPSRPAGRLLSARDRQQSDLMMYKPDEEEMAKVFDKIAGEPGRISRSDLQALLQRFEKADAAGEARRMVCAADSNKDGYMDLEEFMEVHRNGVQLGDIRRAFFVFDRDRDGRITAEEVMDVLRRLGDSCSLEDCRKMVKEIDRNHDGFVDMDDFMAMMTRPRKRM; this is translated from the coding sequence ATGTCGCACCTGAGCATCCTGACCTTCAAATACAACCTAGCGAAGCTCCGGTTCAAGCCCTCCCGGCCGGCCGGACGGCTGCTGTCCGCAAGGGACCGGCAGCAGTCCGACTTGATGATGTACAAGCCTGACGAGGAGGAGATGGCCAAGGTGTTCGACAAGATCGCCGGCGAGCCTGGCCGGATCTCGAGGAGCGACCTCCAGGCACTCCTGCAGAGGTTCGAGAAGGCGGACGCCGCGGGCGAGGCGCGGCGGATGGTCTGCGCCGCCGACAGCAACAAGGACGGGTACATGGACCTGGAGGAGTTCATGGAGGTGCACAGGAACGGCGTCCAGCTGGGCGACATACGCCGGGCCTTCTTCGTGTTCGACAGGGACAGGGACGGCAGGATCACCGCCGAGGAGGTGATGGACGTCCTGCGCAGGCTCGGGGACAGCTGCAGCCTCGAGGACTGCCGGAAGATGGTGAAGGAGATCGACAGGAACCATGATGGGTTCGTGGACATGGATGACTTCATGGCCATGATGACTCGCCCGAGGAAGAGGATGTAA
- the LOC123124903 gene encoding polcalcin Phl p 7, whose protein sequence is MSLLHCFLKPSRMSLQRCVAGDDMTADEFKEWIRRFDADQDGRISRDELRRAMRALRVRFTRRRSRSGISYADADGDGYIDDSEIDGLVEFARTNLGLRIVAC, encoded by the coding sequence ATGTCGCTTCTGCACTGCTTCCTGAAGCCGTCGAGGATGAGCCTGCAGCGgtgcgtcgccggcgacgacatgACGGCGGACGAGTTCAAGGAGTGGATCCGGCGGTTCGACGCGGACCAGGACGGGCGCATCAGCCGGGACGAGCTGCGGCGCGCCATGCGGGCGCTGCGCGTGCGGTTCACGcggcggaggagcaggagcggcatCAGCTACGCCGACGCGGACGGCGACGGGTACATCGACGACAGCGAGATCGACGGCCTCGTCGAGTTCGCGCGGACCAACCTCGGCCTCCGGATCGTCGCCTGCTAG
- the LOC123121738 gene encoding probable calcium-binding protein CML15 has protein sequence MAIRNVTAATRSLDGDMTVDEFKEWLRRFDVDRDGRISRDELRCAMRTIRTRFSGYKSKRGIEYADADGDGYVDDGEVDGLIEYAQKSLGLRIVAY, from the coding sequence ATGGCGATCAGGAACGTGACGGCGGCGACAAGGTCGCTGGACGGGGACATGACGGTGGACGAGTTCAAGGAGTGGCTCCGGCGGTTCGACGTGGACCGTGACGGCCGCATCAGCCGCGACGAGCTGCGGTGCGCGATGCGCACCATCCGGACGCGCTTCTCGGGGTACAAGAGCAAGCGCGGCATCGAGTACGCCGACGCCGACGGCGACGGCTACGTCGACGACGGCGAGGTGGACGGCCTCATCGAGTACGCGCAGAAGAGCCTCGGGCTCAGGATCGTCGCCTACTAG
- the LOC123124904 gene encoding uncharacterized protein, translated as MACVNMYNPEHHQSSSFMAPRMSFSSDFALEPPPASALSARGPGDADFEFSVGSRPMMAADELFSKGRLLPLREAPHGQAGRPTTLREELRADDRHGRAPRAPNIRWKELLGFKKANKKAAAAAAADAGAGTSSAEAHTDLGGHGGTRE; from the exons ATGGCATGTGTTAACATGTACAACCCGGAGCACCACCAGTCGTCGTCCTTCATGGCGCCGCGGATGTCCTTCTCCAGCGACTTCGCGCTGGAGCCGCCGCCCGCGTCGGCGCTGTCGGCGCGCGGGCCCGGGGACGCCGACTTCGAGTTCTCCGTCGGCAGCCGCCCCATGATGGCCGCCGACGAGCTATTCTCCAAGGGCCGCCTCCTGCCGCTCCGGGAGGCCCCGCACGGCCAGGCCGGCCGGCCCACGACGCTGCGCGAGGAGCTGCGCGCCGACGACCGCCACGGGCGCGCGCCCCGCGCCCCCAACATCCGGTGGAAGGAGCTGCTCGGCTTCAAGAAGGCGAAcaagaaggccgccgccgccgcagccgccgatgCTGGCGCCGGCACGTCGTCGGCCGAGGCCCACACG GATCTTGGAGGTCACGGAGGCACGAGAGAGTGA